A window of Candidatus Eisenbacteria bacterium contains these coding sequences:
- a CDS encoding RNA polymerase sigma factor: MKSPPSSEIRSDDLVEARRAAAGDVRAFERLYRQHVGRVNALARRMAGTEDAEELTQEVFVRAWERLESFRGDSAFGTWLHRVAINFILTRRTRRNLEWSRRDDTEGALNQVPARVTAGEHGIDFERAIGRLPSGARQIFVMHDVEGFKHEEIAEALGVTTGTTKAQLHRARMLLRGHLE; encoded by the coding sequence GTGAAGAGCCCGCCGTCATCCGAAATCCGAAGTGATGACCTGGTCGAGGCCCGACGGGCGGCGGCCGGGGACGTGCGCGCATTCGAGCGGCTGTACCGGCAGCACGTCGGCAGGGTGAACGCCCTGGCCCGGCGGATGGCGGGAACCGAAGATGCCGAAGAGCTGACGCAGGAGGTATTCGTGAGGGCGTGGGAGCGGCTCGAGAGCTTTCGAGGCGACTCGGCGTTCGGCACCTGGCTTCATCGGGTGGCGATCAACTTCATCCTCACGCGGCGTACCCGACGGAATCTCGAGTGGTCGCGACGCGACGACACCGAAGGGGCGCTCAACCAGGTGCCGGCGCGGGTCACGGCCGGAGAACACGGGATCGACTTCGAGCGGGCGATCGGGAGGCTTCCGAGCGGCGCGCGACAGATCTTCGTGATGCACGATGTCGAGGGATTCAAGCACGAGGAGATCGCCGAGGCGCTCGGCGTGACGACCGGAACCACCAAAGCGCAGCTGCACCGCGCCCGCATGCTGTTGAGGGGGCATCTCGAGTGA
- a CDS encoding DUF4097 family beta strand repeat protein: protein MPPIATRRTVRSTLVRGLLAASALAVMTSAPHAQTSDRYTLSGSSLGPVAIYDLAGKVTVVRGTGTDVVVTVKRGGRDAAKLRVETGRLNGRESLRVIFPGRRIIYPALGRGSNTETHIDENGTFGGISWSLFSGSNSVRISGSGSGLEAWADLEIAIPPRQATEVFLAAGDINATGTDSKLRLDTHSGDVHARGLTGDVTIDTGSGDVDVRDSSGDMLIDTGSGNVVVVKQKGERLSIDTGSGDVKLMGAQVSTLKVDTGSGDVSLGAVSADDVLADTGSGSVMLDMVTDAESVVLDTGSGEVTLGLPREFGAEYDISTGSGGIDIEVTHRSSVSERDEARGRIGDGRGRLRVDTGSGSVQIRPRASSSSSSSVGSWGSGTFFGRSLPFE, encoded by the coding sequence ATGCCGCCGATCGCTACCCGCCGCACCGTTCGCAGCACGCTGGTGCGTGGTCTGCTCGCCGCGTCCGCACTCGCCGTCATGACCTCCGCGCCGCATGCGCAGACCTCCGACCGCTACACGCTGAGCGGCTCGAGCCTCGGGCCGGTTGCGATCTACGACCTCGCCGGCAAGGTGACGGTGGTGCGAGGCACCGGGACCGACGTAGTGGTCACCGTGAAGCGCGGCGGCCGCGACGCCGCCAAACTGCGGGTCGAGACCGGACGACTCAACGGCCGCGAGTCGCTGCGCGTGATCTTCCCGGGCCGGCGCATCATCTACCCGGCGCTCGGTCGCGGCTCGAACACCGAGACGCACATCGACGAGAACGGCACGTTCGGCGGGATCTCATGGTCGCTGTTCAGCGGTTCCAATAGCGTGAGGATCTCGGGCTCGGGCAGTGGGCTGGAAGCGTGGGCGGATCTCGAGATCGCGATTCCGCCGCGTCAGGCGACCGAGGTGTTTCTGGCGGCCGGCGATATTAACGCGACCGGAACCGATTCGAAGCTGCGTCTCGACACCCACAGCGGCGATGTGCACGCGAGGGGGCTCACCGGCGACGTGACCATCGATACCGGCTCGGGTGACGTCGACGTGCGCGACAGCAGCGGCGACATGCTGATCGATACCGGTTCCGGCAACGTGGTGGTGGTCAAGCAGAAGGGCGAACGGCTGAGCATCGACACCGGATCGGGTGACGTGAAGCTGATGGGCGCCCAGGTCAGCACGCTCAAGGTGGACACCGGATCCGGCGACGTTTCGCTCGGTGCCGTCTCGGCCGACGACGTGCTCGCAGACACCGGCAGCGGCTCGGTGATGCTCGACATGGTGACGGACGCCGAGTCGGTAGTACTCGACACCGGGTCCGGCGAAGTGACGCTCGGATTGCCGCGTGAGTTCGGCGCGGAGTACGACATCAGTACTGGCAGTGGTGGGATCGACATCGAGGTGACGCATCGCTCCAGCGTGAGCGAGCGGGATGAAGCGCGCGGCCGGATCGGGGATGGCCGCGGTCGGCTCCGGGTCGATACCGGATCTGGCAGTGTGCAGATTCGGCCGCGTGCATCGTCCTCCTCGTCGTCGAGTGTCGGGAGCTGGGGTTCGGGAACCTTCTTCGGGCGGTCGCTTCCGTTCGAGTGA